In one Brienomyrus brachyistius isolate T26 chromosome 5, BBRACH_0.4, whole genome shotgun sequence genomic region, the following are encoded:
- the LOC125741614 gene encoding LOW QUALITY PROTEIN: protein YIPF1-like (The sequence of the model RefSeq protein was modified relative to this genomic sequence to represent the inferred CDS: deleted 1 base in 1 codon), producing MATPDALKFKEYEETSEFLFNASSVSTDSKVSRGSVLVPVEGSVKLDLSEDEEEEDQEEKWELLGGQRESSSFWTFEYYQSFFNVDTLQVLDRVRGSLLPLPGRNIVKHHLRSNPDLYGPFWICVTLVFSMTISGNISAFLSQMGDPKYQYRPHFHRVSVAAVTVFSYAWLVPLGLWGFLTLRQGADRRTGGYSFLETVCVYGYTLFLYIPTTMLWTIPLEWLSWLLILVTTAISGSVLVSTFWPMVREDSRTVAITTLVTVLLLHAFFTIGCKLYFFQTAVRTGSPSSPLLHSSSNITGALTQCVQGELTGRVECLEQTGIIYNFMLQ from the exons ATGGCGACTCCAGATGCATTGAAATTCAAAG AGTATGAAGAAACTTCAGAGTTTCTGTTTAATGCCTCCAGTGTCAGTACAGACAGTAAAGTGAGCAGAGGGTCAGTACTGGTACCAGTAGAGGGATCTGTCAAGTTGGACCTGTCGGAGGACGAAGAGGAGGAAGACCAAGAAGAGAAATGGGAG CTATTAGGAGGACAGAGAGAATCCAGTAGCTTCTGGACATTTGAGTACTATCAGTCCTTCTTCAATGTTGACACATTACAG GTGCTTGACAGGGTCAGAGGGTCACTCTTGCCTTTACCTGGACGAAACATTGTTAAGCATCATCTCCGTAGCAACCCTGATTTGTATG GACCATTCTGGATATGTGTCACTCTGGTGTTCTCCATGACCATCAGTGGGAACATCTCCGCGTTCCTCAGCCAGATGGGTGATCCTAAGTACCAGTACAGGCCGCACTTCCACCGGG TATCTGTAGCGGCTGTGACAGTCTTCTCGTACGCTTGGCTGGTGCCTTTGGGATTATGGGGCTTCCTGACTCTGAGGCAG GGGGCGGATAGGCGAACTGGGGGCTACTCTTTCCTGGAGACAGTGTGCGTCTATGGCTACACTCTCTTCCTGTACATCCCAACCACG ATGTTGTGGACCATCCCCTTGGAATGGCTTTCTTGGCTGCTAATCCTGGTCACCACGGCGATCTCTGGATCGGTGCTGGTCAGCACCTTTTGGCCCATGGTCCGTGAAGACAGCAGGACTGTTGCCATCACTACCTTAGTGACAGTTTTGCTGCTGCATGCCTTTTTCACCATTGGATGTAAG CTTTACTTCTTTCAGACAGCAGTACGCACAGGAAGTCCCTCCTCCCCATTGCTCCACTCTTCCTCTAACATAACGGGGGCACTGACCCAGTGCGTCCAAGGAGAGCTGACCGGGAGGGTAGAGTGCTTGGAGCAGACAGGGATCATTTACAACTTCATGCTACAGTAA
- the LOC125742921 gene encoding transmembrane protein 150C-like, whose protein sequence is MWKYNPWMLLPIMFWVLTTVGLWVVYFIAVEDGKIASLSSEYNASGSLRPPYISIAGNAPPASCYFSQIMNMAAFAAFAIGVLRYLQLKPKLQTPWMNIICLVAQSLACFGMMLVGNFQLSSNAWVHNLGTLTTFCLGIMYCWVQSVLTLKVNFRNEGWRVGIARFLLSGAISFCMLLYTVLKIQRLHTHAARVQWALVMSLLGFISSFAIEFRHYHSGSSEAPTGAASEQEADLL, encoded by the exons ATGTGGAAATACAATCCATGGATGCTCCTCCCCATCATGTTCTGGGTTCTCACAACAGTAGGGCTTTGGGTTGT GTACTTTATTGCCGTTGAGGATGGAAAAATAGCATCACTTAGTTCAGAATACAA TGCATCAGGATCATTGCGCCCCCCATATATCAG CATTGCAGGCAACGCCCCGCCAGCCAGCTGCTACTTCAGCCAAATCATGAATATGGCCGCATTTGCAG CGTTCGCCATCGGTGTCCTCCGGTACCTGCAGCTGAAGCCCAAGCTTCAGACGCCGTGGATGAACATCATTTGCCTGGTGGCCCAATCACTGGCCTGCTTCGGGATGATGCTAGTGGGGAACTTCCAG CTTTCCAGTAATGCCTGGGTGCATAATCTGGGCACTTTGACAACCTTCTGCCTGGGGATAATGTACTGCTGGGTCCAGTCGGTCCTGACCTTGAAGGTCAACTTCAGGAATGAGGGCTGGAGGGTCGGGATCGCCCGGTTTCTGCTCTCTGGGGCCATTAGCTTCTGCATGCTGCTGT ATACTGTGTTGAAGATTCagcgtctgcacacacatgctgcCCGGGTGCAGTGGGCCCTGGTCATGTCTCTCCTGGGCTTCATAAGCTCCTTCGCCATCGAGTTTCGTCACTATCACTCAGGGTCGTCTGAAGCCCCAACGGGAGCCGCCTCTGAGCAGGAAGCAGATCTTCTCTGA
- the si:ch211-286b5.4 gene encoding afadin- and alpha-actinin-binding protein — MSPGATAGLQDTVTVSPMSSPTPSHASNSAASWTGRGETGEKKRCRGAPDALQQELLAERQKDVARLQDALRLEQENRRHLQSRCSQQAWELKQKERQNSHLKARLVQLLDRPRERKCSMDVLNGPPRLLGKSPPPRAADRQIDQEVALRVMLERQEAELRQALTLRRDLCDLLRLLQTHMEQTFQDSPVAVGVSDCERLIQLEKTLGDHVTGGVVQAWDRVQRRFGELVSQAQSSSSTGTDQEKLLAQLESDLEQSRQLVRLQQQVLQDSVNPPLLPTLTDSYYLEEWERLQAKWAELEDQRRSFQRERQAFTEAAIRLGRERWQFEQQKAIHLAQQILCHSPWDQPTHNRRDSSIGSAHRTYSGCPTASPTSLESGIAPWAEHSLAQTPSTPELYSALRLPFHPRRSRGSPARSDCHERQRGSHGCRSLECSF, encoded by the exons ATGTCCCCTGGAGCTACAGCAG GGCTGCAGGACACCGTCACAGTATCCCCGATGTCTAGCCCGACCCCCAGCCATGCCTCCAACAGCGCCGCCAGCTGGACGGGCAGAGGGGAGACCGGGGAGAAGAAGCGGTGCCGGGGGGCGCCGGACGCGCTGCAGCAG gagctgctggcagagagacagaaagatgtGGCCAGGCTGCAGGACGCACTGAGGCTGGAGCAGGAGAAC CGCAGACATCTGCAGTCCCGGTGCAGCCAGCAGGCCTGGGAGCTGAAACAGAAGGAGCGGCAGAACAGCCACCTGAAGGCGAGACTGGTGCAGCTGCTCGACAGGCCGAGGGAGCGGAAGTGCT CGATGGACGTGCTGAATGGCCCCCCTAGGCTGCTGggaaagagccccccccccagggccgcGGATAG GCAAATTGACCAGGAGGTGGCGCTGCGGGTCATGCTGGAGAGGCAGGAGGCGGAGCTAAGGCAGGCTCTGACCCTGAGACGTGACCTGTGTGACCTCCTACGCCTGCTGCAGACCCACATGGAGCAG ACCTTTCAAGACTCTCCGGTGGCTGTAGGAGTGTCAGACTGTGAGAGGCTTATCCAATTAGAGAAGACTCTGGGTGATCATGTGACCGGGGGAGTGGTACAGGCATGGGACAGGGTGCAAAGGCGATTTGGGGAGCTGGTCTCACAAG ctcaGTCCTCCAGCAGCACTGGAACCGATCAGGAGAAGCTTCTGGCTCAGCTGGAGTCTGActtggaacaaagcagacagctGGTCCGGCTGCAACAGCAGGTGCTGCAG GACAGCGTGAACCCCCCGTTGCTGCCTACCCTGACCGACTCGTATTACCTGGAGGAGTGGGAGAGGCTGCAGGCCAAGTGGGCGGAGCTTGAGGATCAGAGGCGGAGCTTCCAGAGGGAGAGGCAGGCCTTCACAGAAGCAGCCATCCGACTGGGCCGTGAG CGGTGGCAGTTTGAGCAGCAGAAGGCCATCCATCTTGCACAGCAGATCCTGTGCCACTCGCCCTGGGACCAGCCCACCCATAACAGGAGGGACAGCAGCATCGGCT CAGCTCACAGGACCTACTCCGGCTGCCCCACTGCCTCCCCCACATCCCTGGAGTCTGGCATCGCGCCGTGGGCAGAGCACAGCCTGGCCCAGACCCCCAGCACCCCCGAGCTCTACTCCGCCCTAAGGCTGCCCTTTCACCCCAG GAGATCCAGGGGCAGCCCGGCACGCTCGGACTGCCACGAGAGGCAGAGGGGAAGCCACGGCTGCAGATCCCTGGAGTGCTCTTtttag
- the si:ch211-286b5.2 gene encoding uncharacterized protein si:ch211-286b5.2, giving the protein MFGQLMDPENNAYADCEACDVREGTMRSSNAKPAGRCDRGAQKHSPVTPRSTQTGNEMGAPWVGEPDQTLVPSSNSKSTHTGAAAVRACRRRPELQFQQDQRARCSAIGQSHSMVVGDNTERRVRKRTAMWGIEECGSRRRYNLRTGRGEGTGMRGEKVQKEFDAEMGTKQRGMSCSEVLSSTGSPGGHKRHPVAEGGMTASFIAGEQPSATDETTVQSRGTGGERDTDIRGQVDDGAGVLGCAELKGTSHQSHERGVGNKGSPCNVRKDECGLGMSTPGEDPEQGSEEEMGQVVQHAIQAGTTAHSSLAKTTIGDTPLKGAAPPVTIPSHTEPEVAADDNITWPAPPRPEQSPTELLHCEPEPSVADMHNGVGVLRILETADEVDSSDFAFASVLPPTGEDQPLPWNHQLIQNISTEPSRPQTHPASAVPDPCDVDVPPSVFLSDSQLNSAVLSEPERDQATGQQQDATHLLCGLVTELSTLNRMVMAAHRELENLRRGKTPKPPQHRPYCPRRSEP; this is encoded by the exons ATGTTTGGCCAGCTTATGGATCCAGAGAATAACGCTTATGCTGATTGTGAAGCCTGTGATGTCAGGGAAGGAACGATGAGGAGTAGTAATGCCAAACCGGCAGGTCGCTGTGACAGAGGAGCACAGAAGCACAGTCCTGTCACACCAAGGTCCACACAGACAGGCAATGAGATGGGGGCCCCATGGGTGGGTGAACCTGATCAGACCCTTGTGCCGTCATCAAATAGCAAAAGCACACACACTGGGGCGGCTGCTGTGAGAGCGTGCAGAAGGAGGCCTGAGCTGCAGTTCCAGCAGGATCAGAGGGCTAGGTGCTCAGCCATTGGGCAGTCTCACTCTATGGTGGTTGGCGACAACACAGAAAGAAGGGTCCGGAAGAGGACGGCCATGTGGGGCATAGAGGAATGTGGGAGCAGGAGACGTTACAATCTGAGGACAGGAAGAGGGGAGGGCACAGGAATGAGGGGGGAGAAGGTTCAAAAGGAATTTGATGCTGAGATGGGGACAAAACAACGTGGGATGTCATGCAGTGAGGTCCTCAGCAGCACTGGCAGTCCAGGGGGACATAAAAGACATCCAGTTGCAGAAGGTGGCATGACTGCATCATTCATAGCAGGAGAGCAGCCAAGTGCGACTGACGAGACCACTGTCCAGAGCCGAGGCACTGGGGGTGAAAGGGACACTGATATTAGAGGCCAGGTGGACGATGGAGCTGGAGTTCTGGGCTGTGCTGAGCTCAAGGGCACCAGCCATCAGTCACATGAGAGGGGAGTGGGCAACAAGGGCAGCCCCTGTAATGTGCGGAAGGACGAATGTGGCCTAGGGATGAGCACACCTGGAGAAGACCCAGAACAGGGCAGCGAGGAGGAGATGGGCCAAGTCGTGCAGCACGCCATACAGGCTGGAACTACGGCGCACTCCAGCCTAGCGAAGACTACCATTGGGGACACTCCCCTCAAAGGTGCAGCCCCGCCAGTGACCATTCCATCCCACACGGAGCCTGAGGTAGCTGCCGATGACAATATCACCTGGCCGGCACCTCCCAGACCAGAGCAATCGCCGACAGAGCTCCTGCACTGTGAGCCTGAACCCTCTGTGGCTGATATGCACAACG GTGTCGGGGTCCTCAGGATTCTGGAAACTGCAGATGAGGTGGATAGCTCTGACTTTGCCTTTGCCTCAGTTTTGCCCCCTACTGGTGAGGACCAGCCATTGCCCTGGAACCACCAGCTGATCCAGAACATCAGCACTGAG CCATCAAGACCACAGACCCACCCAGCCAGTGCTGTTCCTGACCCCTGTGACGTGGACGTCCCACCTTCCGTCTTCCTGTCTGACTCCCAGCTAAACAGCGCCGTACTAAG TGAGCCGGAACGTGACCAGGCGACCGGCCAGCAGCAGGATGCCACGCACCTTCTCTGCGGGCTTGTGACAGAGCTCTCCACCCTCAA TCGGATGGTCATGGCCGCCCATCGGGAGCTGGAAAATCTGCGTCGAGGCAAGACCCCGAAGCCACCCCAGCACCGGCCCTACTGCCCCAGACGCTCCGAGCCCTAG